ATATCTTCAATTTATTGTTCCAATAATCTGCTGTTTGCTACATGTTAACTGTCTTCTGCTTCCAAGTTGATTTGGTAAGATTTATCTGATTTTACTAATACTTCTCTGTACAACCCAACCCTCATCATTTGAGCTATACCCCTTGCATCTACACAAATCACTGGTAATCCAAAATCCCTTAACTCTTTACACATTGATATTGACAACTTTCTATCCCTATGGATTCTTATTTTTTGCCTTGACTTAGCAAGTTCTCTGCTATTGCTTTACTTTTTCTTGCAACAACTTCTTCCTTAACAACTTTTCCTTTCTCATCAACGATACTTATAAAAGTTTCTTTGAGTGAGACATCTAACCCAATATAATATTTTATGAGACTACTCCTACTTTAAAAGTTTAAATTATTTTTGCAGAACTAATTCTATCGAATTTCTTACTTCTCTCTAAAATATTCTATCTCCTTTTTTCAATAGCTATTACAGTATGTCTAATGAAGTCAAAACGGGTATAGGAACAGTGGAATTAGCTCTTTTAAATAATGAGAGACATCGTAATTAATGATTTGATCTAACAATAAAAAAGGAGTGTTAGAGTAGCCTTTAATTGCAGTTTACGTTGCATTTTTAAGTAAATAATGCCTACTGCCAGGTTTTATAGGCGGGATTAATTTTAATTTTTCAGGAATGTTATCATCAGTATAGTTTTGTATATTTAGATCAAGTAATGAAATCACTGAAAAAGGCAAACAAGTTTCACTATTTCTGTTAATCAAAGCAGCTTCTGCTATGATTTTCCCTCCATATTCCTTTGCACATTCTGCAGTTTCTAAAGAAGACTTACCAGTGGTTATTACATCTTCCACTATTAATATCTTATCCCCCTTCTGTATTTCAAAACCACGACGCAAAGCAAATTTTCCATCAATTCGCTCACAAAAAATAGAATTAATGCCAAGTTGCCTTCCTACTTCATACCCTACTACTATTCCACCTATCGCTGGCGATAAAATCAGATCTATCTCATCTAAGTTACTGATAGTAGCATGAATTTTATCAACTAACATTTTACAGACTTTAGCAGCTCGACTTGGCCTTTCAAAGAGTTTGGCACATTGCACGTAAACGCTACTATGCAGTCCGGAAGATAAAATAAAATGCCCTTCTAAAATTGCTCCATTTTCTATAAACTCTTGAGTGATAGGACAGTTTTTTTTATTTAACACGTAATTAATAACATAGTTAATTTTATATTATACTCTTTTTAAGAAAAAAGCTCTAAACTATTTTCAATAGCAAATTCTTATTTATTTATATCTAAAGCAGCTGAGATTATCGCTTCCTGCTCTTTATTATGAATGCTTAAGTAACCGCATGCAGGAGATGAAGATGCAGGTCTTGCTATGCATTTAGGACGCTTTGCTCTATGACTGTTTATCTTAGTTAATTCATCCTCTATTAAATGACTGACAAAAAACCAAGCTCCCATGTTGTATGGTTCTTCTTGACACCATATTACTTCCGCGTTTTGATATTTTTTTAACTCGCTTGCAAGCTGCTCAGCTGGAAAAGGATAAAATTGCTCAAGACGTATAATAGCTATGTCATTTATTTCTTTAGATTCACGTACCTCTATTAAATCATAATATAATTTTCCACTACATATCAAGAGCCTCCGTATTTTTGCATTTTCCACTAAATTTGCACTTGTTTCTGCCATGACTGATCTAAAGCTTCCTTCAAAATCAGATAGATTAGAAACTGCTCTTTTATGACGCAAGAGCGACTTTGGTGTAAACACTATAAGAGGCTTACGGAAATCTCTATGTATTTGCCTACGCAAAGCATGAAAATAATTAGCTGGAGTTGAACAATTAATAACCTGCATATTATCCTCTGCACATAATTGTAAAAATCTCTCTATTCTTGCCGAGCTGTGCTCAGGACCTTGTCCTTCATAACCATGAGGTAAAAGCAAAACCAAACCGCTAGAGCGAAGCCATTTTGTTTCAGCAGATGAAATAAACTGATCAATAATAATTTGGGCACCATTAGCAAAATCGCCAAACTGCCCTTCCCACAGAACAAGAGTATTAGGGCAGTCTAAACTGTAACCGTAATCGAAACCCATAACCGCATATTCTGATAATGGACTATCTATTACTTCAAAATATGCCTGTTTTTCATCTATATTATTTAGAGGTATAAAAACTTCTTCTGTAACTTGATCTACAAGTTTAGCATGACGATGGGAAAACGTTCCTCTACCACTGTCCTGACCTGACAAACGTATTTTAATATTTTCAGATAATAGTAACCTAAATGCTAAAGCTTCAGCCGTTCCCCAATCAATGTTACAACCAGAATCTATAGCTGCAAATCTACTAGCAAGTATCTTTTTTATCTTACTGTTAATATTAAACGTACTGGGAACATTGCTATTGATCTTCTCTCCTATTTCCTTTAATTTTTCTATCGAAACTCCAGTATCAGTCAAGTAATCAGTAAAATCACCAATTTGGGGTCTACGAAAACTTGACCAGTTACCAAAAAACCAATCAGCTTTACTAGGAGTATAATTTATTGAATTCCTTAAATTTTCATCTAGAATAGCAGAAAAACTATTATGCAAGTTATTGTGTTCTTTTTCACCTATGATTTTTTGTTCAATCAATTTTTGAGCATATAATTTTGCAGTAGTTTTATGCTCAGATATTAGTTTATACATTAAAGGCTGAGTAAACATCGGCTCATCACCTTCATTATGACCATAACGACGGTAGCAAACTAGATCAATCACTACATCTTTTTTAAATTTTTGTCTATACTCAAGAGCTAAGGAGCAAATGAAGCTTACAGCTTCTGGATCATCACCATTAACATGAAAAATTGGTGCTTCGATAAACTTTGCTAAATCTGAGCAATAAAAAGTAGAACGTGCATTTTTAGGATTTGTAGTAAAACCTATTTGATTATTAGCTATGATGTGTACAGCACCACCTATATTATATCCAGAAATTTTACTCAATGATAAAGTTTCAGCAACAACTCCCTGTCCAGCAAAAGCGGCATCACCATGAATTAGAACTCCAAGTACTGATGACCTTTCATTATCACTTGCCAGATCTTGTTTAGCTCTAACTCTTCCCATAGCTATGGGATTTACTGCTTCTAAATGAGAAGGATTAGAGCATAGTGTTAAGTGCAAATTTTTCCCATCAGTAGATTTTCTATCACATGAATAACCTAAATGGTATTTTACATCACCTGCTACTTCAAGACCATCAGGATATGCAAGATTACCTTTAAACTCTGATATCATAGCAGAATATTTTTTCCCCATAAGCTTTGTTAAGACATTCAAACGTCCTCGGTGAGCCATACCTAGTACTATCTCATTTATATTAAAAGTGAAAGCATCATCTATAACTTGCTCAAGCCCAACTATAAGTGATTCTGCACCTTCAATAGAAAAACGTTTATACCCAGGAAATTTGATATGTAAAAACTGCTCAAACATTTCTGTTTCCACTAAATGTTTAAGTATTGTCTTTCTATTATTTATATCTAAATTGCAGCGTTGATTTTCAATTTTATTTTGCAGCCATTCTTTTTCCTCAGAAGAAGAGATATGCATAAATTCAAATCCAATACTTCTGCAGTAAATATTTTTTAATGAAGTAATGAATTCTTGTGAAGCATCTATTATACCAACTAAAGGCAACTGAGCTTTAAGAGGATTAACATCTGCATAAAGATGGCCATTGCACCTGAAAAAATTGAGTAAGTTAAATTTTGAATCTTCATTTTTCGTGTTAGCAATTATAGGTTTATCATTAGTAGTGAAATTTCCAGAAAAAACTGCTTTCCAATCCTCACTAATTGATTTATCACCAGATAAGTAGCGTTGATAAATTTCATCTACAAAAACTGCATTACTAATGAATAAATGAGAACTATTATTTGAATAATATTTAGACATTATATAATTATCGAAATTACATAAATTAATATACTCTTTTCCTAAACTTTTTGCTACCATTTTTAAAATAATGAGACATTTGCTCATTAAATAAACAAGCAGTCGCTGCTCCATGTCTTAAAGTAAAGACAGCACTAACTCTCTCAATGACAACATAATCATTTACTACACGAAAGTTTATCAATGATTCATATCCTTCATAATCAACTAAAAATATAGACGGCAAATCAGCGTTAGTACTACTAAATTGTAAATAAGTAAATTTTCCATCATCGAATACCTTTAATGGAGCTATTGCTTGGCTGCCTCTACTATGAGCAATAGAGTAGTTAAAATTAAGTCCTTGTGCTACAATTGCAGGATCGCTTAAATCCGGAATAACCGTTTGGTTAGCTGGAATAATTACATCTTCACTTGAACCACTTGAAGATATGTTTCCCTCATTTGATGGGTAAACAAACCTAACTTCGTAAGCAAGCCTAGGATCATCTAGTCCTTTTGCTTCTTCTGCATGAAATTCAAAATGATACACTCTTTTATTAGTAATAATCGTTGCGTTAGTATCAGCATTATCTTCTATAGGCTTTATAAATAATCTATTACCCTCAGGATTAAGTTGCCAACCAGTTGAATCACCCATTGAAATGGTACCAATGCTTTCTCCCTCTTCAAAGAGAATACTAGATTGATACCCATAAAAGCCAATATACTCATGTATTGACTGAGGATTATAGCCCATCACTTTAATGTGATCGTTAGTAGCTATTGGTCGTACTGACTGCTTTGCTAATCCATAACCACTAGAAAGTATAGAAAAAATGAATAGTGATATGATAACTAAAGATTTATTCATATAAATAGGTACCTTGCAAAAAAGGGATTTTAGCATTGATCAAACGGAATTGCAATTGCTCTAACCTAATTCAATAATTGCAAAAAAAACATTTTAAGACATATAAAATATTTCTTAGTAAATAGTTATTTTAAGAATTTTTCTTCCTTATATATAGTAAAAAACAAGTTGAATTTATCATTAATAATACAATTAAATATTTATTTAATGCAATTTTTATATATACTACTCATATATATACTATACATATAATATACATTATTATATACATAAAGGACATTTATATGTATACTTTACATGTTAAAAATTTGAAGCGTTAGATAAACATATAAATATTTTAGAACAAAGGAATTAGTATGAAGAAGATTTTAGTGCAAAAAATAAAGGAGATTATTGAAAACGAGGGATGGAATCAAACAAAAGTAGCCTTACTTTTAAACATTGATCAACCAAAAATTTCTCAAATAAAACACAACAAAACTCAAGGCTTTTCTCTTGAACGCTTATTATCGTTTTTAACTAAATTGCATTTTGGAATGGATTTAGCTAAAACGCATCATGAAATAGAATTATCCCCAAATGAAATAAAATTAGTAATAAACAACAATATAAACTTAAACAATAATAGCACTGAAGATTCTAATATAGATGGTTGTCATTGATACTAAAACAGCTTATAATACAAGCTAATTAATTTATCCTTGAAAATAATGGCTGATGTTATAATTGAAAAATGCTTGTCTCATATTAATAATCGTTTTAAGTTAGTTGTTTTAGCAAGTCAAAGAGTTCACTGTCTTAATACAGGTGCTGAGCCTGCAATTACACATACAAAAAGTAAAAATACAACAATTGCTTTAAATGAGATAGCAAGTAATAAGCTGGATTGTCATACACTGTTTAATCTTGTAGTTAATAGGTGTAAGAAATCTATTGAAGCTACTATTGGTATTAATAAAAAAAGTTTAGATGAATTTAATGATGACACAGAGAGAACAGATTCTTTTGATAATGAAGAATTAAGTGATCAGGAGGATAATTTAAACAATGACCAGGACCTCTTGTGTGAAGATGATATTAACATAGAGGATGAACTAAATTTGTAACACTTTGTATGACAGATGATGACAAGTTTGATTTTTCATTGTGGTGTTCTATTATAAAAAATATAAGGCCCATTGCTAATAATAAAGTACTTCCTATCGAAAAAAAAATAGTAATTTTTAATCCACATAATAATATTAACTACAGTTTCAATAATAAATTTGATTTTATAAAAGAAAAAAAATCAAAGCCATGTGATATCGATCACAACACAAAGCTAAAAGTAATTAAAGGTAAATACGCCTTAGATGATCAGCTAGATTTACATGGTTATAGCCTAGATAAAGCATATTTAGTTTTACTCAACTTTATTACAAAACATTATTATGTAGGTAGTAGATGCCTTTTGATCATTACTGGTTATGGAAATCAGATGAATACTGGATTGATAAAAAATAACTTTGCCAATTGGCTACATAGTAATGAAATACAACATATGATACTATACTACACAGAAGCAACAAAAATACATGGAGGAAAAGGAGCATTCTATGTGCTCCTTAGAAGAATTAGAGAAAAATATAAATAAAAACTATTTTCTGTCACCAAATAACCTTAATAAGCTTAAGAATATATTGATAAAGTTAAAATATAAACTAGTTGATCCCATTATGGCTAGTTTATTAGTTGCAATTTCTGAACCATCATTAAACTGATAATATAAATCTTTTACTCTTTGTGCATCATAAGCAGTCATCAGAGTAAATATTACTACTGTAATCAGTGAAATAGCAAATTGAAGGGGATGACTACCCAAAAACAGATTAACTAAAGAAGCAATAATAAGACCTATAACACCCATCATTAAAAATGATCCAAGCTTTGTTAAATCATGTTTTGTGTTGTTACCATATAATGCCATTGCACCAAACATCGCTGCTGTTATAAAAAACACCCTAGCTATGCTTTCAGCTGTGTAAAGAACGAATATATAAGATAAAGATATACCCATCAATGCTGAAAAAGAAATAAATATGGTTATTATCGACTGAAAGCTAAGTGAATGCAGTTTATAAGACATAACAGACACTAATATAACTGGTAAAAACACAATAAGCCATTGCAAAGGAGTGCCGTATATTGTTGACATTATGGTCTGAGAAGAAGCAGTAAAAAACGCAACTATGCCGGTAATGCCAAGAGCCATTGCCATATAATTATAAACCTTAACGAGATAGTTTCTTAGTCCTGCACTATAATATACACCCTGTGATCTAACATTTTGTTGATCCCTAACAAATGACATACATTAAACCTTCAAAAACATATTATCTGCTCAATATAACAATAAATACTTAATAATTCAATAAGAATGTTGTTCTTAACACATCCCAGCTGTAGCAGCGTCTCCAATACCTTGTTGAGGCAGATCAACTCGAACTCCACTTACACATTCCGATTGCTGTTTAATAGCTTGTTTAGCAAGATTAATGTTCAACCTAAATCCTACTAAAAATATTGCTACACCTACTATCCCAAATATTAACCCAAGTGGCAAAGTATCCATTTTAAACCCTTTTCCTATATTGCCAGTATAGCTTATTGAATTAGTTACCTCAAGCGATAGCAGAACCTTCCTTATTAACATAAATAAACCACCAACAGCTATCAGTGCAGCTCCCATTAAAGCCTTTTTATCAGAAGTTCCTTTATCTCCTTCCTCTTTAAGAAGCTGTTCCTTATCAGTACCTGCTTTTTTACCTGATTTATATTTATCGATTGCAATATACAAAAACATTAATGCAACACTAAAACATATGACGTTAGATATCGTATCAGAGATGCCTTGAAAATTCATAGCTGAGTTTTCAAGCCCAAGTGACTTATTTGCGTCTGAGATGGCTCCCCAAATATTGAGTACTACTGCTAATTCTGTAATTACTATCACTAAAGATGCAAAAGCATCTAAATAAACAGCACTTTTTTCAAGCTTATTATCTTGTATTGCTTCTTTATTTTCTTTACTTAACTCTTTCTCTTTTTTCTTTTGCTTGTTATAAATATGAATTAATGCAATTGAACAAGCTAAAGATGCTATACAAAAAACTAAAGCAGTAGTTTCAAGAACGTTTCCATAATATAATGTCTCCTCAGCTTTAAGATTTAATATCTCTGATTGTAAAATCGCAAAGCCAGCCCATATGAGTGCAAATGCAAGTGAAGTTCCAACTACAATGTACCTTCTTTTTTGGTTCATTTGCATTAGATAAAATATTTCTTGGTTTAATTTTCTCTTCCTTTCTTCCAATTCTATTTCTTCTTTTTTGTATTGTGATTTTTCATCTATACCTGAACCTGTCATATCTGTCCCCACAAATTGGCATATAATTATAAGATGTACATTTAAACATCTTAACATTAAATTATATCTATTTTAGGTTAAATAGTCAATATTTTACTTAAGCTTATTATGAGTTTGATAAAACCCTTGTATCATATAGTTATAGCATGACCATATCGCAGTGATTGCTGCAATCCATAAGCACATGCTTCCTATATATTTAATAGCTGAATAATTATTAATAATAAGCATTATCACAGCTATCATTTGAAAGAAAGTTTTGAACTTTCCAATCTTACTAACAGGTATTCTAATAGTCGAATATTCCCTCAACCCTGATACTAAAATTTCCCTGCAAACTATAATTATGGATGGTATTATAGTAAAATCATCTATTTTTTGTTTATAGATTAACATAATTATTGTAGAGGTAACTATTAATTTATCAGCTATTGGGTCAAATAATTTGCCAAATTCTGACTGTACATCCCATACACGCGCTAAATAACCATCAAAAAAATCAGTAATACATGCAAATAAAAATATTGATATTGTTATCCAACAAGTGTATTGGCTTTCAATATAAAAGCTAAAAATTATTATTGGCATTGCTAAAACACGAGAGATTGTGAGCAAGTTAGGTAGTTTTTGTTTAAAATAATTCCACACTATAATACTTATTCACTTTAAATGGGCAATACATCATCATATAAATGAACGTAATTAATCACAAATATTTTCTATTCTTTGTAATAAATTCAAAAAATAACTTGATCTCGAATTTTAAACCTATACTTCAATACTGAAGCTTTAAGGCATGCTATGAAAAAAAATTGCTACTTCAAATACTCCAATAATAGAACAAAAAATCAATAGAAGTTTTTTAGTTAAAACATGCTTTAAAATCTTTTGCAATACTACTCATAATAGCAAAATATGCCTCTTTTCCTTGAGTAATATTATTACCAATTGGATCGAGTATCTTAATCTCAACACCATTTGTAAAAATGCTACTTCTGACATATTGCTCTTGTGGTTCGGAGAATATACATCTTATATTATTTTCTTTTGTTATTCTTTTTATTTTGTTGATAGTACTAATTTTTATCGATGCTTCATCTCCTAAAGGGAGAATTCCACTTGGTGCTGATAAATTAAAATATTTTTCAAAATATTGATAGGCATCATGCACTACAATATACGGTTGATCTTTTAAGCTACTTAACTCTCTTTTGATCTCTTGTGCATTTCTCTCTATCCTTTCTATGGTTTCTTCAGCATTCTTTTTGTAAATCCAAGAATTTACTTTATCAACCTCACCAAGTACTGAGCTAATATGATTAACCATTATTTTTGCATTTTCTGGACTTAGCCAAACATGAAAATCTTTTACATTTTTAGTATGCCTGCAGGTCGATCTTAATGGTAGAAGATCTACTTTTTGTGAGAGCGCAACTAGTGTTTTGCGCCTAATGTTTTTTATAAATGTTTCCAGCTGATCAGAAACATAAAATATAACATCGCTATGCTCTAATTTATTTGCATTTGAAGGTTTTAACATATAATCATGTATTGATACTACATCATCAATTAATAATTCTGGCTCTACAACTCCATATGTGACAGAGGCAACGAGAGAATGTATTGGTTTTATCGTTGCAATAATTTTAGGAGGGTGAGAATTAGCATTTGATTGTATTAAAACAAGTAATAAAAAGAGAAAGACATGTTTCATAACAGCTTAAGTAGTATAGATAGCTCAATTTGTGTAGATGATTATATTCTAATTGTAAAGGGTCTATCTTTTGCATATAGAAACAAACAAGTAATAAGAAATATTGATATGTTAGTCAAGAGAGGTGAGATCTTTACCATACTTGGCCCTAATGGAGGTGGTAAAACTTCTCTAGTGCGGATACTAGTAGGAATACATAAAAATTATACTGGTAGCATTGAGTATATGGACAATATTGTAGTTAGTTACCTCCCACAGAGTTTTGTAATTAACAACCTAATGCCAATGACAGCTGAATATTTTCTGCTACATAGTCTGCTAAGAAGAAAAGTGGGTATTGATGATATCATTAAGGATGTCAATATTGAAAATATATTAGATCAGCAGTTATCAGAACTTTCTGCAGGGCAAATGCAGCTTGTGCTACTAGCACGTTGTTTGATGTCCAGTCCTGATTTGATAATTCTAGATGAGCCTGTTAGCTTTATGGACATTAATGCGAAAGTAAAGTTTTATGATTTAATTTCTAAATTGGTTAAAAAAAGATCAATATCCATCATCATGACATCTCATGATTTACGTTTTGCTCTACGTTATTCTGATAATGTGATGTGTATAAATTGCTTTGTTTATTGCCAAGGGATACCAAGTGAAGTTGAAAAAGATAGAAATTTTGTTACGGTATTTCGTGGTTATTTTGAAACATGATCAGAAGTATTATTCGTTTTGCAAATATACTGATAGTTCTAATACGCTATAATCTGCTCTTTTATTCATATACGAACAGATCAATCCAAAACACAATTAAAGGTAATAAGATAAAGACCGCTCTGCAAAAACTTGGTCCAATTTTTATCAAATTTGGGCAATCACTCTCTGCACGAGTTGATATCTTAGGTGAAGACATAACAAATAGCCTGCTATCTTTGTGTGACAAACTGCCACCTTTTTCTTATAAAAAAATTGTTCAAATTATTGAAAGTGAATTTAATTGTTCAATTGATAGTCTATTCTTAGATTTTTCCGAAAAACCAGTTGCAGCAGCGTCAATTGCGCAAGTTCATAAAGCTGTAACGAAAGATGGCAAGCTTGTAGCTGTGAAAGTTTTAAGACCCAACATTGAAAAAATATTCTCGCGTGATATAAAAATGCTAATGTGGCTTGCAAATTTGATCCAAAAAGTTAGCAAAAAATCACACCGCTTTAAACCTATGCAACTGGTGCAAACGTTTTCTGAAATCTGTCGTTTAGAGCTGGATTTACGTTTTGAAGCAGCAAATGCCTCAGAGCTTAAAGAAAATATGTGTAGTGATGAGGAAATTTATATTCCTAAAGTGGATTGGAGTAGAACCTCAAGACGTGTTTTAACTTTAGAGTGGATAGATGCAACCCCAATATATGAAATTCACAAATTAAATAACTGCAAACAAGTTGCCGAAAATCTCATAACTTTGTTTTGCAATCAGGTATATAGAGACTGTTTTTTTCATGCGGATATGCATCCTGGCAATTTAATGGTTACTGAAAATAACAAAATCGTCATGGTAGACTTTGGCATAATGGGAAGAATAGATCGTAGTACTTCAATGTATGTTGCAGAAATCATCAAAGGTTTTGTCAAGCGAGATTACAGCCATGTCGCTAAAATCCATTTTCAAGCTGGCTATGTTTCAGAAAAGTATAGTAATTTTATTACAGCTTGCAGAGCAATAGGAGAGCCCATTGTTGGCAGAGAAATAGAAAACATTTCATTCGCCAATTTACTCACACAACTATTTAAAATTACTGCTGACTTTAATATGGATATACAACTTGAGCTCTTATTACTGCAAAAAACTATGATTTTAGTGGAGGGTACATGTCGCAGGTTACATCCAAGTATTAATGTCTGGCAAGTGGTTCAGCTTTGGATAGAGAAACAAGAAAATCAAAGAAATAGATGCATTGAAAAAATGAAAGAATCTTGTTTGATAAAAACTATACAAGAAGTACCACAGCTTATGAAAAAATTAAATAGAATAGCTGATAACATAATTGAACAGCAGAATAGCTCACATGCAAGAAGTAGTAAAACTTATCTGTTTTTGCTGCTTATAATTATAGCTTTTATTATTTTGCGTCTGGGATTTTTTATATATTGAAAAATAAGTAAATTTTTAATATAAAATTTAAGCTATGTTAAATTTACATTTGTCCAATTGATTAAACCAAAGAAAAAATTAGGCCAAAACTTCATCTTATCAAGCGATATTACAGATAAAATAGCTGCGCTTGCTGGTGATTTAAGTGAGTTTAATGTAATTGAGGTCGGTCCTGGATTTGGCTCTCTTACAAGATCCATACTAGAATGCAACCCCAAGTACCTTTTATCTATAGAAAAAGATGAATCATTAATTTCAAAGCATAACAGCTTAATTGAAAATTATGATGGTAAGTATCAGATTTTAAACGCTGATGCCCTGCATGTTAAAGAGCGGGAGTTAATAGATAAACCAGTTAAGGTTATTGCCAATCTACCTTACAATGTTTCAGTGGTTTTGCTGCTTAAATGGTTAGAAGATATAAATTTCTTTACTAGTTTGACTTTAATGTTTCAGAAAGAAGTAGCTGATCGTATTGTTGCCACTCCTAACTCCAAATCATACGGCAGGCTCTCAATACTTACTCAACTATTTTGTGATGTCAAAAAAGAATTTGATCTAAAACCCGAAGCATTTTTTCCCAAGCCAAAGGTAGATTCTTCTATTGTGACAATAACACCCCTTCCTGCCCCTAGATTCTCAGTTGATATTTGCACTCTTAAAAAAGTAATGAATACTGTGTTTAGCAAAAGGCGAAAAATGCTCAGCAGTAGCTTAAAAGAAATATCTCATAATACAGATGCCCTCTTAAATGCAGCAGAAATCGAAGGCAGTAAGCGCCCAGAAGACCTAAGCATTGAGCAATTTTGTAGACTTGCAAATGCACTTTATAAGCAGTAAGTCACATTGATCTACTATTGCCTTCGTGCTGTCCTGATACTCCTCTTTCTTGTGAGATTTGCTGTGCAAAGCTTTTTTTAGTGTTGTTGTTTATGTCAGATTCATGATTTAGCTTTGTTTCATCTACTTTGGATGTTTTATGTTGGTCTATGAGCTTTTGCACGCTTGGAAGGGGTGGAATAACAAGCGTGTTAGTAGTAGACTTTGTTCTAGGGTATTGAGGAGAAGCGGATTGGTTATTATTTAACCTTATTTCAGGTGCATTATTAACAAGCTTTTGTACATTCTTAGTAAGAGAAATATTAGGTGCTTTTTTGTTCATATTTTTTTCAGTACTGGATTTAGCCTGATTGGCTGATTTTTCCTGTTCAGGTTGTTCTGATTTCTCTTCAAATTCCTTTATCATTTCATATTGAGCATTAAGTAGAAAATTGTCTTTTAATTTTTCTAATATTTCTTTGTGATCCATTCCTTCAATATTAATTCCAGCTTTTTCTAATCCCTTTTCAAACTAATCTTTTAAGAAGGTGTTTGCAAAGTATAGCCATTCCTTTAAAGATCCGAATGAGATAAGATAAAGATTTAGGACCGTACATTTAAGAAAAAAGGCAATTGGATGAAGGAGAAAGTAGGTTGGTCAGAGGTTTAAGATAGAACTTTGTATGAATGGCAGCAAAGAC
This sequence is a window from Candidatus Mesenet endosymbiont of Phosphuga atrata. Protein-coding genes within it:
- a CDS encoding metal ABC transporter ATP-binding protein, with the translated sequence MFHNSLSSIDSSICVDDYILIVKGLSFAYRNKQVIRNIDMLVKRGEIFTILGPNGGGKTSLVRILVGIHKNYTGSIEYMDNIVVSYLPQSFVINNLMPMTAEYFLLHSLLRRKVGIDDIIKDVNIENILDQQLSELSAGQMQLVLLARCLMSSPDLIILDEPVSFMDINAKVKFYDLISKLVKKRSISIIMTSHDLRFALRYSDNVMCINCFVYCQGIPSEVEKDRNFVTVFRGYFET
- the ubiB gene encoding 2-polyprenylphenol 6-hydroxylase, encoding MIRSIIRFANILIVLIRYNLLFYSYTNRSIQNTIKGNKIKTALQKLGPIFIKFGQSLSARVDILGEDITNSLLSLCDKLPPFSYKKIVQIIESEFNCSIDSLFLDFSEKPVAAASIAQVHKAVTKDGKLVAVKVLRPNIEKIFSRDIKMLMWLANLIQKVSKKSHRFKPMQLVQTFSEICRLELDLRFEAANASELKENMCSDEEIYIPKVDWSRTSRRVLTLEWIDATPIYEIHKLNNCKQVAENLITLFCNQVYRDCFFHADMHPGNLMVTENNKIVMVDFGIMGRIDRSTSMYVAEIIKGFVKRDYSHVAKIHFQAGYVSEKYSNFITACRAIGEPIVGREIENISFANLLTQLFKITADFNMDIQLELLLLQKTMILVEGTCRRLHPSINVWQVVQLWIEKQENQRNRCIEKMKESCLIKTIQEVPQLMKKLNRIADNIIEQQNSSHARSSKTYLFLLLIIIAFIILRLGFFIY
- the pgsA gene encoding CDP-diacylglycerol--glycerol-3-phosphate 3-phosphatidyltransferase, with the protein product MPIIIFSFYIESQYTCWITISIFLFACITDFFDGYLARVWDVQSEFGKLFDPIADKLIVTSTIIMLIYKQKIDDFTIIPSIIIVCREILVSGLREYSTIRIPVSKIGKFKTFFQMIAVIMLIINNYSAIKYIGSMCLWIAAITAIWSCYNYMIQGFYQTHNKLK
- a CDS encoding zinc ABC transporter substrate-binding protein — its product is MKHVFLFLLLVLIQSNANSHPPKIIATIKPIHSLVASVTYGVVEPELLIDDVVSIHDYMLKPSNANKLEHSDVIFYVSDQLETFIKNIRRKTLVALSQKVDLLPLRSTCRHTKNVKDFHVWLSPENAKIMVNHISSVLGEVDKVNSWIYKKNAEETIERIERNAQEIKRELSSLKDQPYIVVHDAYQYFEKYFNLSAPSGILPLGDEASIKISTINKIKRITKENNIRCIFSEPQEQYVRSSIFTNGVEIKILDPIGNNITQGKEAYFAIMSSIAKDFKACFN
- the rsmA gene encoding 16S rRNA (adenine(1518)-N(6)/adenine(1519)-N(6))-dimethyltransferase RsmA, coding for MIKPKKKLGQNFILSSDITDKIAALAGDLSEFNVIEVGPGFGSLTRSILECNPKYLLSIEKDESLISKHNSLIENYDGKYQILNADALHVKERELIDKPVKVIANLPYNVSVVLLLKWLEDINFFTSLTLMFQKEVADRIVATPNSKSYGRLSILTQLFCDVKKEFDLKPEAFFPKPKVDSSIVTITPLPAPRFSVDICTLKKVMNTVFSKRRKMLSSSLKEISHNTDALLNAAEIEGSKRPEDLSIEQFCRLANALYKQ